The genomic stretch ATAATAAATCCCTGGGATTCTTCCTTCTCCAAAGAAATTAAACTAATTAggtaatttttacattttaagacTTACTTTAATCTCAAAATCACTTGTCCATACacctatttcctttttgtttgtttcacttaAATGCATGGTTCGTTAAACAAAGACTgtaaacaaatattaatatttaccatGTCTGTTACATTGACACCCTTAAGGCACAGCCTTGGTTTCCCTCAGAGTTAGAAAACAAGGGGATCAATTTTCTCAagaaaaagtatgtttttaatgTTACCAAAGACAGCAGAGACTCAAAGGTATCTAAGGAAAGGaaagtggaaggaaaaaaatctctttttccTCTTAGGGAACCCCGTCTTGTGGAGCAGAAAGGAGCACTTTCAAAGTCTGAAATTTAGCCTGGTGTAGGCTTTCATTCCACACACTCCCCGTGCACTGCCTAAGGGTGCTGAGCACTGTCACACTGTGGGGGTCACGATGAACAAGGCCACCAAGGCCTCTCCCAGTGTAAGTGGAGCCTGCGCATCCCCTTCGTGGAAGGGGTCCATGCAGCCCCAAATGCAGGGTGTTTAGTGTTTGCTCAAACCCTGGCGGAAGAACAGACTTGCCAGGACAGAATACTGGTTTGAGCTCCGCACTTCTCCCCAGGTAACAGGGAGTGGCCGTTCATGCTGATTTCATACCAGAATGAGCCACAAAGCCAGCAGCCATCTGAAGGACAAAGGGAGACTTCTAAAGCACCCAAGCTTCTGGgtcagaaaggaaaaatacagaagaaaagcaAGCAAATACCTGTCCTTTGGCCTTCCAGCCCCTAAGCTATGCAGACGTGAGTGGACTTCTCTCTGGAGAGATGTGCCTCTGGGTGTTCTGACCCTGATTGTCAGGGGTCACAGATCTTATCAGAGATCTTACTATTGCAAAAAAGTGATGTTTTTCTATCATTTTCCAGCTGCTTCTCAGGCCAGAAGTTCTCTCAGCGCCTTTCTAACTGCATGGCCTTGAAATGCAAAGCATTTTATTGCCATAACTCAGTGGAAATTCTCCCATCTACTAATTCACGTCCACCACATGAACATCCTCTGCTAAGTTGCTACTCCATCTCGACTTTTCATTTACTTACCTACCTTGACCCAGAAACAGGAGATTCAAACAAATACTGCTGTTCagcatttcctttctcttctcctttgtccAGAGGATGGAGGTTCAAATGAGTTAGATAACTCCTTAACCAGACCCTTACACTGGAAGGCAGGATTTTGCAGCCACTCTCAGAAGGAAAAGTATGACCCTTAGGTGCTGGAGCATACATACAGTGCCCAGAGGATGGAAAAAGACATCCTTTATTTGACCTAAGACACCTATCAGTCCATGCTGAGACTTCCTTGGTTTCCCTCTCTTTTTGAGGACCTCTCTTTGGACTAAAGTGTCCATCCTTGTAATCTGGGGCTTGGGCAACATGACTTCTCCCAGCAGAGACAGTGCAGGTAGCCATGTTGGCTCCTGCGATAAAACAAAGGGAACACCAGGCCACCTCCAAGTGTGTCTAGAGGAGACTTACTGTGATGAGGAGGAAAGACCCACATTTCTTGGCTGAGATGAAAGGAAGGAATATGGGTATTTCCATAGAAACACTAGTGAGAAATCTCTATGACACCagtcttttcaattcttttaggaatttttatcTGTACAAAGGTGAAAAGGAAGAGCCAACTAAATATAGAATGGACTGAGACATCTGGGCAGGTAATTAAAAGCAGCCACTAATTCAATCACTTTGCTGATTTcaatttatattccattttaaggAATCTCACTTCTCTGTGACTGTTTGTGAGAGTTAGGTTGGTACATCGCTGACATCTGAATCAAGAACTGTTATTGTACCTGCAATTcacatttctatttttataaagtGCCATGGTAACATCCCTAAACACAATTTCAATGTCCACAAAACATTAAAATTGATAGAAAATAGacattgaaatcatccagttgTTTTGGCCATGGTGGTACTATTAATGACTTTTTTCTCTATGAATAAACAGAGTTCCAGGCTAATTTGTCAAGATAACCTGTATTTCTAGAAAATCTAAAAGAATCAACCAGAAACAGTTTTCCAATATATAACAGAGCCACCAAAAGGGTTGGATTCTAGGTAAATATGCAATTACTGGTATTCCTCCACGTCAGCAATTACCAGTtaggaaaatacaataaaaatacaaaaatgtatatatgtaatattaaaaatataagaataaaataaagatcctatttacaaaagaaacaaaattactaAAGTACCATAGGACACTTTTGTGTGAGAGAGGTATGACCTTCaagaagaaaatcaacaaaccaaccaagaaacaaccaaacaaatgaacaaacaaaaacgcTGGTAGTGAGTGTGGTTTTCCTAGAAATACACATTCTCAaatcaaatccattcctgtgggtttaaaCCCAGTGTAAGTAGAATCgtttgatgagactacttcagttaaggtaggACGGGATGGAACTTAATCCttttaccagagtcctttataaagggaatgGGTACAAAGAGAGtgtgagaaagccacagaagcaagaagctgaaatcaacgagacctggaagtgaaggaagagactgccagatgctgccatgtgtcttgccgtgtggcaaaggagccaaggattgccagcgccagtcttcaagaagaaagcgtCACctagatgatgccttgatttagatattttcttgacctcaaaactgtaaactaataaattcccattattcaaGCTGAGCCATTTCACAGCATTTGCTTTAAGTAGCCCAGGAGGCTAAAACAGTGAGAATCAAGAAATCCTGACAAAGTGGAAATAAGACCATGTTCCTTTTGGAACAATTTCTACTCAAACTAAGTTATAGGTTGAAAAATTTTCTGATAAAATACTATAGAATCTTTCttgaaagatttaaaaactttttgaaCAAACAGATTTATTGTCTCACTACTTATGAAAggatacaataaaaaaaagtgtTCAGCTAAGGGAAATAGTTTTAGAAACTTTCGTACAAACAGATACAGGATACCAGattgtatgtgttttttttttgttttttgttttgctaatGTGCATTTAATCACCAAAGGACTGAAGATGTCTGGGCTTTTATTCTGTAATGTTTCTAAGACTGTCCattaaatgcaaacaaaaaaggaagaagtcTTGGCAGAAAAGGAGATGCACACTTGATGATCAGATCGATTTAAATATTATTCATGGCATATAGCCTAGTCCATGCTCTAGCTGTTTCTATGGCTTGGGCTTCGTTGTTCTTCCACTGCTCCGCTACATCATTTGCTAATGGATCATCTGGATTGGGAGCACTTAACAAAGCCTGGATCGATAGCAGAACTGTGCGAATCTGCAGTGCTGGAGACCACTTATCTTTCAAAATATCTAAACATATTCTTCCCAACTTGTCTACATTAGGGTGATAAATTTTGGTCATGAAACGTACTTTAGGGGCTGCCATTGGGTATTCTTCTGGAAGGAATAGTTCAAGTTTAAAAGTCCCTCCCTCAAAGGGGGAATCTTGGGGGCCAGCAATGACCACATGAAAATAATGGGCGTTGCTCTCATCTGGTTCTGCTTTAATACCGGGAACTGGTTCTGCCAGCAAATGCTGGGTTTCCTTGATAATCCTGCGGGGCAGCCCGGCCATCTTGTCAGATCCCCCAGATTGTATGTATTTGTGATTACAAAGCTtatgcatagaaaaataataacagtgTTTGGATTGAATGGTGGTGAATATTGAATTTTAagtgatataaataaaatgtggattttttgcggaaaaaatttttttaaatcccaaaaagaaaaaaagtgaaatccTACCACCCAGAGACAATCAGTATTCATAGTTTAGTTCACATTTCCAGCTTATTTAATAATTTGAGTAAGTAGTACATTCACATGGTTTTAAAACAAGAAAGTATAAAACAGCGTAGAGTGAAAAATCTCCTTCTCTTGCTTATTTTTCAGGTGCTGGCTTCCCActcctgtttaaaaaaattttttttaagatttatttttatttatttattacccctcctcattgttttgcacttgctgtctgctctctgtgtccattcactgtgtgctctctgtgtctgcttgtcttctctttaagaggcaccatgaaccgaacctgggactcccccatgtgagagagagttgctccatcacttgagccacctcggctccctgctttgttctgtctcatagtcttttctctttgtgtctccttgttgtgtcatttggCTACATCAGCTCACCACTCCTGCCTTTGTGCCAGCTTGTTGTATTGCTTCTCTTCACTGGAAACCAAAGCCaggacccccatgtggtaggctggagctcaatcacttgagccccatccacttccctgttcttagatttttaaaaacagtatgtATACATGCAAATACCGATCTagattcttccctccctcttagCACAAAGGGTAGCACACACCATACACAAACTGTTCTGcaagttattttttcatttaataatatatcTAGGCGCCCTTTCCATACCAGTACCTAGAGAATTTGTTCACCTTTTAATAGTTACATAGTACTCACTATGTTAATATAGCATCATTTATTCAAccagtcccttttttttttgttaaagatttattttatttatttctctcccctttcccccgattgtctgctttctgtattcatttgctgtgtgttcttctgtgtccacttgcattatcaggcagcactgggaaactgcatctcttttttgttgtgtcatcttgctgtgtcagccctccctgtgtgcagtgacactcctgggtgggctgcgcttttttttttcatgcggggagcactccttgtgcgtgggacacccctgtgtagggggcatggcattccttgtacgtggcagcactgcacatgggccagcttaccacacaggtcaggaggccctgggtatcaaaccctggaccctccacatggtgggcagacactctatcagatgagccacatccgcttcccccagtcCCTTGTTAATGTCCATTCTTTTCCTGTAGGTGAATTTTTTTCATGGCTTTCTATTGTTTCATAATGAGCTTTAATGATATGCCTTTTTAATGAGCAAAAGGTGAGAGTTGACTCTTTTAGTTTCAAGTGACAGAAACACAACTTGAAGTAGCTTAGGCAAAAAGGGGAGTCTTTTGACTCATGTAACCAAACAAGAAGAAGAGCAGAAGTGTAGCTGAGCCTCGGGCACCACGGAACACAGGAACAAATGCCTTGCCAagacctttcttttttctttctctcacctcTGCTCCTCTGCACTGCCATGATCCTCTCTTCCTGCAGTCTGGCTTCTTCCATGGAGCAGGGTATATAACCTCAGAAATTTTTATCACCTTACCATTGAGAGATACTGCTCTTCTTCCTTCAATTCCAATTGGACAAACCCTAAAAGTGGACTCTGATGGCCCAGGTTAGATTACTTGCTCACACATTAACCAAATCACTATGGCCAAAAGGAAGGATTCTTAGATGTCACCtcccaattatttatttatttatttatttatttaatttccccccctcccctggttgtctgttcttggtgtctatttgctgcgtcttgtttctttgtccgcttctgttgtcgtcagcggcacgggaagtgtgggcggcgccatgcctgggcaggctgctctttcttttcacgctgggcggctttcctcacgggcacactccttgcgcgtggggctcccccacgcgggggacacccttgcgtggcagggcactccttgcgcgcatcagcactgcgcatggccagctccacacgggtcaaggaggcccggggtttgaaccgcggacctcccatatggtagacggacgccctaaccactgggccaaagtccgtttcccatcaccTCCCAATTGAGCTCAGGATTACAGCATTTCTCAGGAGAAGAGAGGTGtcccagacagaaaacagatgggtATAGAGTGTGGTTAATTATAGCTATTATTTATTGAGTTCAAGATGCCAGACACCGTTCTAAGTCTTTATGTGCATTAATTCCTTTAGTCCTTTCAACAAGCCTGTGAggcagtgtggtggtttggaattaTCTGtacccagaaaagcatgttcctaAACTTAATCCGTTCttgtggatatgaacccattgtaagtaggccCTTTTGATGTGGTaacttcagtgaaggtgtggcccacctcaatcggGATGGGaattaatccttttactggagtcctttataagcagaacgaaattcagacagcgagaaagccacagagggagcagccaacAGCTAAAAtcaacagaaactgggagaaaaGGCAGAAGTCAGAAGAGGCCACTATGAGCCTTctcatgtgacaagctaaggaccaaggatcacaggcagccagccacagaatggcagtctttgggaagaaaaaattgctttgatggcaccttgatttggcctcaaaaccataagcggataagttcctattgtttaagccagcccattgcatggtatttgcttgagcagccaggaaattaaaacaggcAGGTAATATTATTGTTCCATTTTACAGCCTAACTTCCTAagtttttttcctattgattggtccttttttttaaaagacttatttatttattcccccccccccccccattgttttgcacttgctgtctgctttctggaGTGGGa from Dasypus novemcinctus isolate mDasNov1 chromosome 17, mDasNov1.1.hap2, whole genome shotgun sequence encodes the following:
- the LOC101440826 gene encoding ubiquitin-conjugating enzyme E2 N-like; the protein is MAGLPRRIIKETQHLLAEPVPGIKAEPDESNAHYFHVVIAGPQDSPFEGGTFKLELFLPEEYPMAAPKVRFMTKIYHPNVDKLGRICLDILKDKWSPALQIRTVLLSIQALLSAPNPDDPLANDVAEQWKNNEAQAIETARAWTRLYAMNNI